A region from the Achromobacter seleniivolatilans genome encodes:
- a CDS encoding response regulator transcription factor, with protein sequence MAVSPAAGGNHRILIVEDDPIISGNLYTFLEARGFLPDAAYTGHSALERIKEQRFDALILDIGLPGMDGNAVLHTLRNEMRVAVPVLMLTARDSLEDKLAGFSHGADDYLTKPFALLEVEARLLALIQRAKGATVDSVREFGPVQYDTRTRSVSVNGHPVHLTRKAGLIMEALMRDPGRVVAREELESMLWGNEPPSSDALRSQVHLLRRALAEAGFDGIETMHGTGWRLTLSGASS encoded by the coding sequence ATGGCAGTCAGCCCTGCGGCGGGTGGGAATCACCGGATACTGATCGTTGAAGACGATCCCATCATCTCCGGCAATCTGTATACCTTCCTGGAGGCGCGGGGTTTCCTGCCTGACGCGGCCTACACCGGACACTCTGCGTTGGAGCGGATCAAGGAGCAGCGCTTTGATGCGTTGATTCTGGACATCGGCCTGCCAGGCATGGACGGCAATGCGGTGCTGCATACCTTGCGCAACGAGATGCGCGTGGCGGTGCCTGTGTTGATGCTGACCGCGCGCGACAGCCTGGAAGACAAGCTTGCGGGGTTTTCCCACGGCGCGGACGACTATCTGACCAAACCCTTTGCGTTGCTGGAAGTCGAGGCCCGCTTGCTGGCTCTGATTCAGCGAGCCAAAGGCGCAACGGTGGATTCGGTACGCGAGTTTGGTCCGGTGCAGTACGACACGCGTACCCGCAGCGTGTCAGTCAATGGCCACCCGGTACATCTTACGCGCAAGGCTGGCCTCATCATGGAAGCGTTGATGCGTGATCCTGGCAGGGTGGTGGCGCGTGAAGAGTTGGAGTCGATGCTGTGGGGCAACGAGCCGCCTTCCTCGGATGCGCTGCGCAGTCAGGTGCACCTGCTGCGCCGCGCCTTGGCGGAAGCCGGCTTTGACGGCATAGAGACCATGCACGGCACGGGCTGGCGGCTGACCTTGAGCGGAGCCAGTTC